TTTCCTAAAAGCACAGCATTAGTAGTATGTCAGGGGATtctaacccaggacctctgagCTCTACACAATAACTGTCACGCCAACACAACGCTACGAGGACAGTTTTGAAAGACATGCGAGGCATCTTGAATTACTGTTAGTAGTAAAAACAATGTAGTACCTTCGATTGCCGTATCTCTTCCTCTTTTTTCCTTGTTGTAGTCTTCAGTCTCGTCTCCCACATCATTTCCTATAATTACAGAAGAGAAAAAGATAGATAAGACTTAGTATGAGAAGTGAGTAAATAATTATATAGGAGTTACATCCGAATTTGTGAGAATACAATCAGTTTAATCTAAAATATTATCTTGAGATATAATCCCAAAACAAAACTTGAGAAAAATAATCCATCTCATTTAAATCGTTCATTGACATCGATTTTTGGTCTCCTATATGATACATAGTCATTTGGAGATTTGCACCATTCACTAGGTATCCTTCAATGTCGTACCTGAGCCTCCATCTTCATAGTTTTCCTTTCTTACCAGAAAGGTGTCACCTGCATATAGATAAGTCAGAGCAGTTTGGATCAAATGTATATGAATAACGATGTATCATTTATCATGTATTAGTCTTATCTTATATCNNNNNNNNNNNNNNNNNNNNNNNNNNNNNNNNNNNNNNNNNNNNNNNNNNNNNNNNNNNNNNNNNNNNNNNNNNNNNNNNNNNNNNNNNNNNNNNNNNNNCTGAGCCGGTTTCCCCATAGTTGTAGTCTGCTTTGTCGTTCTCACCTTTTTCCTTTCTTAGAAGAAAGTTGTCACCTGCAGTTTGGGATTAAATGTGTATGTATAACTATTATGTATTATTTATTATGTATTAGTCTTTATCTTCTATCTGTTCCGCGATGATGTTAGATAGAGATGTTCCCGACCGTTTGATTGTTGCCGCGTCACATCGCATAAATCGAACGCACCCCGCACACGCCCGTACTTAAGGTAAAAAAAGAGCCTGCGTGTCTGCAGTAATCGGAGATGTAGTCATGGAGCCGTTCATGTAAATGCCAGATCCAGAACGTATGAaattattgttatattttattaacaaaatgaaaaataattaTGCGTAGTATCACCATGATCTTACCTGAGCCTATTTCCCCATAGCTGAAGTCTACCTTGTTGTTCTCGTTATTTTCCTTTCGTACAAGGAACGTGCCACCTGTTGAATATGccaagaaaatgttgtgttgaaTGATGTTTACAGTGTTTTGCAACACTGTATTATTGTTACTTCATAAAACTTCTTCTCTACGTTTTATCTATCTTTCAGTCATGAATAGACTATCATAATCTATCCATAACCCTGCCAGATGTAACTGCTGTGCGTCAAGTGAGATAAATCACTCATCTACGATCTGTGGTAGAAACAATGTTGGTCAGTACCTGTGACGTTCATTTCATTTCCTccttcttcatttttgttgtcaCCATTTTCTCCTGTTGCAGGATAGCATAAACGCGACCAGTAAAAGGCAAAATATATAATCGAATTTTGTAAACAATGTATAAATGACAATTGAAAGATTGCATGTTGCAGTAGCAgctactgaagcaactggatatgaccgTTTCCTAAATGAATCTAAGCCGCTTATTAACAAGTAACAGCTATTTGGCTTAAAGCAGTGCATATTATCAATTGCGGTTAGTACCTTCTATGACCGTGCCTGAGCCTCTATCTGCATAGTTGAAGTCTAAAGTCTCGTACCAACTGTAGTTAGTTGCTGTTGGAATGACAGCTCCTTCAGAATAAAGCGCGTTAACGATTACAGATTGATCTTATCTACTGAGGATAAGGGTAATTTCACAATTTGTGTTAGAAAGGATGGTTATTACTCTCCATGATTTTACGTTGGCGTCGGTATTCAAAACGGTGTATTGCTATATCCAAAAGAAGGAGTCTGTAGAATCGTAACATTAATTTGTTGTTtgggatatgaaaaaaaaatgcacgcTTAGAAGACGCAGAGGACTGTTTTTGATAATCttttcattaataagaaaataagTAAGCTATATTCAGTTATTATTAGACTATGTTGAGACTTCAACTGCAATCGATGGTAACATCAATGATGTCTGAAGTCTGATCGTGGCATAAACCCTGAAGCACGATCACTGACCAAATTCACATGATTACAACATTTAGCTCTTGTTTGACAGGTTGTTCTAAAAAGAAGGATTGGCTCCTTTAAATGATGAATCGTAATAGTAAAGGTTTACCTTTCGCTCCAGAATCATCTGATGCAGGCGTTATTGCATTCATAGGGTCCACAGATGTGGTCGGTCCAAATGTGAACGTTGTCCATGTTGCTTTAACTGGGGCCTTGTTCGTGGGAGTCACTTTAGAGGCTCCTTCAACTGTAGGTcgtaataacaaaaaaaaaggattctGTTAACTCTGTTCTAATAAATATAGGTTCAAACATTTGCGTACAAAGAAATGGTTATGAAATTATATTTTCCATTTCCCCCCACATCACTCCCCTCCCCTATTCCATGGTTCCCTGTCCCAAAGGTGTTAACTCACCTTCAGTTCCAACTGATGAAGAAGTGATTGTATGTTCAGTGGCCGGACCTTTGGTCGGGACAGGGGTGAAGGTTGTCCCTTCAGTAACCTCTAGTACATCATTCGTAGGATTGGTGGTGATGTCATGAGTGGAGTCTTTGCCTACAGGTAAATGCAATTCCTTATCTCATCTCCTGATTATTCATGTTACATCACAAGAGTCTACTTGTTTTTAGCTAattataaaaataaaagtaacaaaacattGTCTTAGATTAGTCACAATAGGCTACCCTCGTTAAATTATGAATTAAATTATAAATACCGAGTAACTCAATTTTGTCTTTTCGTCTTACTTTTGACTGCAGCTTGATACATCTCTGATGCAGAATACATTTACAGagtcctgataatatttggtctGTTGATGTTAACAGTGTATTTTGGCACTATTGAGGCACGTAGTTCCATTGCCGATGTAAGGATGCATTCATCAAGTCAGTTTTCCCATTATTACCCATTTTGCACGATTTCATTATCCAGGTTTTCTTCTGCAGGTCAAAAGATTGCCCAAAAGACAGTATTAACACACATGGTACCAAAGATCCACATTTATAAATACATGAAGAATGCACATCTAGAAAATGATTGGTTTTGAGTTTACCTTTTGGTCCAGATTCTTGTGATGCCTGAGCGAGAATTGCATTCACAAGGTCCAAAGGTTTGGCTGGTCCAGATGACAACTTTTCTCCCTTACCTTTCGCTGGTGCCTTATCAGCGGAATCCTTATCGACACCATGAGCGATTTTATTACCTGCAATTCAgtagaatcaatcaatcaatttatttatttttgccaTAGTAGCCCATATTCTTTTGAAATGCCTTGCTGTTGTTTTAAACCAGCTTCTTAGTCGATCCTTTTGACAAATATTTTATATACTTAGACCTCAAACTGATTTCTGTTTAAACCCGGTACCCTATTACGTCCATGACCACAGTCTCAAACACAAACGACACAGAAAAAGCATTACTGACAAAGGTAAACGGATTAGTTGCAAACATGTTACCGCGGACAGTTACGAAATAGTAGAAATCATACAATTAAGGGATCATGAGCAATTGTTTGATGACGTTTCAATTGGCCGGTGTAGTATCTAATGAACAGTACCCCCAATTGATTGTAGAAATATGCCTATTACTGCGCAGACACACACCTTTAGGTCCTGTCTTCTCTGATAGATGAGTCAGCGCATTTGTAGAATCCAGAGGTTTCGCGGGTCCAGAGGAGAATTTTGTCCCTTTACCTTTCTCCTGTGCCTTATTTGTTGGATTTTTATCGACACCATCAGCAGGTTTCTTGTCTGCAGATGAATAAAGCTTTGATTTGGTAACTTTTCCTTTGTGATAATTCCTAGCCCTTTTTTTAATGTGTTACTTAACAAGGTGTTGTGGCTCTTTATATCTATACATCCTTGATATTCTAGCTAGTATGCTATACTGTATAATGTATCTATCATCGTGTCAATAACTGTCACTGACCTGTAGGAAACCCTAGGTCTTGGAGAATCTTCTCCATGTTGGCGGAATCACCCACTAATGGATAAAAACACGGATGTCAAGTCGGAACTGTCCACAATGATTGTTTGAATTATCCCTCGGTCTGGTTAATTTGTATTTGTTGATTCGAAACATTTTAGTAACTGCATATTATACAATTAACAGTATAAACTGTTACAATTCACAGTAGATATttgcaaatacaatatattttacgTACTATGTTATAGAAACGATATCAAGCAATGTCTTACTTTACTTAACCCCTGTGTACTACTGAACGACAGAAGCTGCACATTCTACGTTGTTCTATAAATGCTTCACGCGCTAGAAATGAGCGtagactttttttaaaattccaaATTCTTTGTATAGTTTAATGCACTTATTTTGGCATTTCCATGTCCAATGCCATCACTTCCCGGCATTAACTGTTCAAGTAAGCCATTGCTCCTATGCCTGTTTTAATTATGAGTGAACGTTAGTATTCAAACTATTTAATGTATCGAAGTTGATCGATGGTAGAGATATGGTGTGTTAACACTTACCCACAGCCATAACCAGTATGGTGGCTAGGACTATTGTAGGCGTCTTCATAGCTGTTTGTTGAACCTTGTGAAATACAATGTTATCAACACGTAATTCAATTATGAGGATGAATTACGTTTTTCGTATTTTCATCATATATCTGCGTGCCCTCCCATCTCATGAGACAACATTTAGCTCCTGTACTCAAATGACATGGGACTTGATTATtaaacacatttatttagccctgaatagtattttaggacagaaaacgtgatagttggaaaagttgtgataacttggTTTTTAGCGGTTATTTCAAGAATTCTCTctatactagtgaaataatgtgattgAGGGGTGCTATCCCATTTTTTTCTCTAGTAAACACAAATTAAGACCAATCTTTTAACcttttactagtaaaataatgagataaagggttgctatcacattatttcactaatagatacaatTTCCAATTTCaacatctcttactagtaaaataatgtgataaggggttgctatcacattatttcattaatagatacaatcttaacatctctttctagtaaaataatgtgataagagGTTggtatcacattatttcacttaGAGATACAATCTAaacatctcttactagtaaaataatgtgataaggggttgctatcacactatttcactaatagaccgacatctcttactagtaaaataatgtgataaggggttgctatcacattatttcactaatagttACATTCTTAACATCACTTACTAGTAAAAAAATAAACGTGATAAGGGTTGGTGAGAGGGCCAGTTTAAGTTATTACACGGATGTCGTCATGCTGCTGGATGAATACATGGGCAACATGTGTTGGGCCCTACGTATACTGTTATGATCCTGTTGGAACTTTATATATAaactttatatatatttataaat
The window above is part of the Branchiostoma floridae strain S238N-H82 chromosome 14, Bfl_VNyyK, whole genome shotgun sequence genome. Proteins encoded here:
- the LOC118430060 gene encoding uncharacterized protein LOC118430060, whose amino-acid sequence is MFATNPFTFVSNKIAHGVDKDSADKAPAKGKGEKLSSGPAKPLDLVNAILAQASQESGPKGKDSTHDITTNPTNDVLEVTEGTTFTPVPTKGPATEHTITSSSVGTEVEGASKVTPTNKAPVKATWTTFTFGPTTSVDPMNAITPASDDSGAKGAVIPTATNYSWYETLDFNYADRGSGTVIEGTNRN